In Penaeus monodon isolate SGIC_2016 chromosome 8, NSTDA_Pmon_1, whole genome shotgun sequence, one DNA window encodes the following:
- the LOC119575875 gene encoding uncharacterized protein C9E9.15-like → MTVLGVSWHPKLQALQISSAVISCQFYRRTDLRACEVRKVHITIKHLLVRCSVRRCKKVCGKSGKRDVSVDSVVAMTSCAMMKMTGFLLGASFGLSMAYHISSYTVTADGPKMMYDFRTMQSLDNWKESSDTVREPGMSKAVFTLQKSKLFQRAVFFSMLNPQPNGAGFAGTYTNDGWNLSNHSALEMKVRGQGDNYIYKVNFQHKGQEPSVYPSYEIFFTAPENKWTIISLPFSEFKPYYRGALVPDAEPLDTSDITRTTIQIPGGVYSDFKQRGTSSLEIDYIQAV, encoded by the exons ATGACCGTTCTTGGCGTATCCTGGCACCCCAAACTGCAGGCTCTCCAGATCAGCAGTGCCGTCATCAGCTGCCAGTTTTATCGTAG GACTGACCTAAGGGCATGTGAGGTGAGGAAGGTTCATATAACCATCAAACACTTACTGGTTCGCTGTAGTGTAAGAAGGTGTAAGAAAGTGTGTGGAAAGAGTGGTAAGCGAGACGTAAGCGTGGATTCAGtgg TTGCAATGACTTCCTGCGCAATGATGAAGATGACTGGATTCCTGCTAGGGGCATCTTTTGGCCTTAGCATGGCCTACCACATTTCTTCATATAC TGTTACTGCAGATGGTCCAAAGATGATGTATGATTTCCGTACCATGCAATCTTTGGACAACTGGAAAGAATCTTCAGACACTGTCAGGGAACCAGGAATGTCAAAAGCTGTTTTTACTTTGCAG AAATCAAAGTTATTTCAGCGAGCTGTGTTTTTCTCCATGCTCAATCCTCAGCCGAATGGAGCTGGCTTTGCAGGGACTTACACAAATGATGGGTGGAATTTAAGCAATCATTCAGCTCTTGAAATGAAAGTTCGTGGTCAAGGAGATAACTACATCTACAAAGTGAACTTCCAACATAAAGGACAAGAACCCAGTGTATACCCTTCTTATGAAATTTTCTTCACA GCTCCAGAGAACAAGTGGACCATTATCTCTCTGCCGTTTAGTGAGTTTAAGCCATACTACCGTGGGGCTCTTGTTCCTGACGCAGAACCTCTTGACACATCGGATATAACGAGAACTACCATTCAGATTCCTGGTGGCGTTTATAGCGACTTTAAACAGAGAGGAACAAGCTCACTGGAGATTGATTATATTCAGGCTGTTTGA
- the LOC119575877 gene encoding uncharacterized protein C9E9.15-like — MRPVTFAVHDSHEKKYSISVVKIWKRLDSGTHTHWTDLRACEVRKVHITIKHLLVRCSVRCKKVCGKSVAMTSCAMMKMTGFLLGASFGLSMAYHISSYTVTADAPKMMYDFRTMQSLDNWKESSDTVREPGMSKAVFTLQKSKLFQRAVFFSMLNLQPNGAGFAGTYTNDGWNLSNHSALEMKVRGQGDNYIYKVNFQHKGQEPSVYPSYEIFFTAPENKWTIISLPFSEFKPYYRGALVPDAEPLDTSDITRTTIQIPVAFIATLNRENKLTGD; from the exons ATGCGTCCCGTTACCTTCGCGGTCCACGACTCTCACGAGAAGAAATATAGTATCAGTGTGGTTAAAATATGGAAAAGGCTCGATAGTGGAACTCACACTCATTG GACTGACCTAAGGGCATGTGAGGTGAGGAAGGTTCATATAACCATCAAACACTTACTGGTTCGCTGTAGTGTGAGGTGTAAGAAAGTGTGTGGAAAGAGTG TTGCAATGACTTCCTGCGCAATGATGAAGATGACTGGATTCCTGCTAGGGGCATCTTTTGGCCTTAGCATGGCCTACCACATTTCTTCATATAC TGTTACTGCAGATGCTCCAAAGATGATGTATGATTTTCGTACCATGCAATCTTTGGACAACTGGAAAGAATCTTCAGACACTGTCAGGGAACCAGGAATGTCAAAAGCTGTTTTTACTTTGCAG AAATCAAAGTTATTTCAGCGAGCTGTGTTCTTCTCCATGCTCAATCTTCAGCCGAATGGAGCTGGCTTTGCAGGGACTTACACAAATGATGGGTGGAATTTAAGCAATCATTCAGCTCTTGAAATGAAAGTTCGTGGTCAAGGAGATAACTACATCTACAAAGTGAACTTCCAACATAAAGGACAAGAACCCAGTGTATACCCTTCTTATGAAATTTTCTTCACA GCTCCAGAGAACAAGTGGACCATTATCTCTCTGCCGTTTAGTGAGTTTAAGCCATACTACCGTGGGGCTCTTGTTCCTGACGCAGAACCTCTTGACACATCGGATATAACGAGAACTACCATTCAGATTCCTGTGGCGTTTATAGCGACTTTAAACAGAGAGAACAAGCTCACTGGAGATTGA
- the LOC119576160 gene encoding LOW QUALITY PROTEIN: E3 ubiquitin-protein ligase RNF103-like (The sequence of the model RefSeq protein was modified relative to this genomic sequence to represent the inferred CDS: inserted 2 bases in 2 codons) gives MWQRPALALLYLAIVVVVTWMVEMVFWWDAGYTSYQIVNPLRNLSVSQLRSLLEIRGIQHTALLEKSEIVNLLQQSGPVQYGELLEKKEDTKKQAPIELSGKDDYHEQVYEENESLWLVEVVPGEGQYTGHRLLDDRSWRILAPKLQALQISSAVISCQFDRRFCARQGWSHPQLVLVLPPRKQGNMQSSWINGQTAGREHIVLASTTHLTAASVLSWLHSQIQSRIQVVNCLTQLEEIWFNTTAVSKEKIPRVVYISELLNPPLLIATLSLRLSTRIKLASFTVKYEEKEQVSQLLKRTGLTGIPNIAVVTAGVTSYGKQKGESLTNTALDSYMCTLQPQMNDVFLVSLVLANALAVADIFNVFDVRVRAWKHAIRTLIRMLVYNIFVFVVWLAFTAILKFPLANIFLESGLWLISYLNSTWLFAQLRYHWLMITRHPIIFWMSAHIFGIIVILRRVISRRESEPADMDSNWWSIFSMDSYLVDVLFRPMASLSRPRPSQDLGLEEGMELLIERLATPDLWLHPVIPNDYMKDLPTWRYDGWGNEEDXKSESETDIDSVSDNENDILLDIHACCQDENCRLCELWTTVKEIYVCHRCAILKRKLERQYLRYRKISDSCLQNITYEKLLKVCENCXKTKKQNAALNSQQSDSLKDVWLLSPQSLTELKWTAPSYAIESRVCAICLGRYRWSAVLCGLPCGHNYHHSCITEWLLKDNHHCPTCRWPSYKNKPANTTHEHEE, from the exons atgtggcagcGGCCAGCTCTTGCACTTCTCTATTTGGCGATAGTTGTCGTTGTGACATGGATGGTGGAAATGGTGTTTTGGTGGGATGCTGGATACACATCATACCAG ATTGTAAATCCACTAAGAAATTTATCAGTATCACAGTTACGCAGTCTGCTTGAAATTCGAGGCATCCAGCACACAGCACTCTTAGAGAAATCAGAAATTGTAAACCTTCTGCAACAGTCAG GCCCAGTCCAGTATGGAGAActtttagagaaaaaagaggatactAAGAAACAGGCTCCAATAGAGTTATCAGGGAAAGATGACTATCATGAACAA GTTTATGAAGAGAATGAGTCTTTATGGCTTGTTGAGGTAGTTCCTGGAGAGGGTCAGTACACAGGCCACCGTCTTCTGGATGACCGTTCTTGGCGTATCCTGGCACCCAAGCTGCAGGCTCTCCAGATCAGCAGTGCCGTCATCAGCTGCCAGTTTGATCGTAG ATTCTGTGCACGGCAAGGCTGGAGTCACCCACAACTGGTACTGGTGCTGCCACCAAGGAAACAGGGAAACATGCAGAGTAGTTGGATCAATGGCCAGACAGCAGGAAGAGAGCACATTGTTTTAGCATCAACAACACATCTCACTGCTGCTTCAGTTCTTTCATGGCTTCATAGCCAAATACAGTCAAGAATTCAAGTTGTTAATTGCTTGACACAGCTTGAAGAAATTTGGTTCAATACCACAGCTGTCAGTAAAGAAAAG ATTCCACGTGTGGTTTATATCTCTGAGTTGTTGAACCCACCATTATTGATAGCAACTCTTAGTCTCCGACTGTCAACTCGAATTAAGCTTGCATCTTTCACTGTCAAGtatgaagaaaaggaacaa GTTTCCCAGTTGCTTAAAAGGACAGGACTGACTGGAATACCAAATATAGCTGTTGTCACAGCAGGAGTAACTTCTTATGGCAAGCAGAAGGGAGAGTCGCTCACAAACACTGCCCTTGATTCCTACATGTGTACTCTACAGCCTCAAATGAATGATGTCTTTTTAGTATCACTTGTGCTGGCCAATGCCTTAGCAGTTGCTGATATATTTAATGTGTTTGATGTCCGGGTGAGAGCATGGAAACATGCCATTCGCACTCTGATACGAATGCTTGTATACaacatatttgtttttgttgtttggcttGCCTTCACTGCAATTCTCAAGTTTCCATTAGCTAATATTTTTCTTGAATCTGGGTTATGGTTGATCTCCTATTTAAACTCTACTTGGCTTTTTGCTCAGCTAAGATACCATTGGCTTATGATCACAAGGCATCCCATCATATTTTGGATGTCAGCGCACATTTTTGGCATCATCGTCATCTTGAGGAGGGTCATCTCAAGAAGGGAAAGTGAACCAGCTGATATGGATTCCAATTGGTGGTCAATATTCTCAATGGATTCCTATTTGGTTGACGTTCTTTTCCGTCCCATGGCATCACTGTCTCGCCCAAGGCCATCTCAGGATTTAGGTCTGGAGGAGGGCATGGAGCTCCTCATAGAGCGATTAGCCACACCAGACTTGTGGCTACATCCTGTTATACCAAATGATTATATGAAGGATTTGCCAACATGGAGGTATGATGGGTGGGGCAACGAGGAAG CTAAATCAGAAAGTGAAACGGATATTGATAGcgtcagtgataatgaaaatgacattctGCTAGACATACATGCCTGTTGTCAAGATGAAAATTGTAGGCTATGTGAGCTTTGGACTACAGTGAAGGAAATATATGTCTGTCATCGATGTGCAATCTTGAAAAGGAAATTGGAGAGGCAGTACTTGAGGTACAGAAAAATCAGTGACAGCTGTCTTCAAAACATTACATATGAAAAGTTATTAAAAGTTTGTGAAAATt tcaaaacaaagaaacaaaatgcaGCACTCAATTCCCAACAGAGTGATTCATTGAAGGATGTATGGCTGCTTTCACCTCAGAGTCTGACAGAATTAAAATGGACAGCACCATCATATGCAATAGAAAGTCGGGTATGTGCAATATGCCTAGGAAGATACCGATGGTCAGCAGTTTTGTGTGGCCTTCCATGTGGACACAACTACCACCACTCTTGCATTACAGAGTGGTTATTAAAAGATAACCACCATTGTCCAACCTGCCGTTGgccatcatataaaaataaaccagCTAATACTACGCATGAGCATGAAGAATAA
- the LOC119576161 gene encoding uncharacterized protein C9E9.15-like yields the protein MTSCAMMKMTGFLLGASFGLSMAYHISSYTVTADGPKMMYDFRTMQSLDNWKESSDTVREPGMSKAVFTLQKSKLFQRAVFFSMLNLQPNGAGFAGTYTNDGWNLSNHSALEMKVRGQGDNYIYKVNFQHKGQEPSVYPSYEIFFTAPENKWTIISLPFSEFKPYYRGALVPDAEPLDTSDITRTTIQIPGGVYSDFKQRGTSSLEIDYIQAV from the exons ATGACTTCCTGCGCAATGATGAAGATGACTGGATTCCTGCTAGGGGCATCTTTTGGCCTTAGCATGGCCTACCACATTTCTTCATATAC TGTTACTGCAGATGGTCCAAAGATGATGTATGATTTCCGTACCATGCAATCTTTGGACAACTGGAAAGAATCTTCAGACACTGTCAGGGAACCAGGAATGTCAAAAGCTGTTTTTACTTTGCAG AAATCAAAGTTATTTCAGCGAGCTGTGTTCTTCTCCATGCTCAATCTTCAGCCGAATGGAGCTGGCTTTGCAGGGACTTACACAAATGATGGGTGGAATTTAAGCAATCATTCAGCTCTTGAAATGAAAGTTCGTGGTCAAGGAGATAACTACATCTACAAAGTGAACTTCCAACATAAAGGACAAGAACCCAGTGTATACCCTTCTTATGAAATTTTCTTCACA GCTCCAGAGAACAAGTGGACCATTATCTCTCTGCCGTTTAGTGAGTTTAAGCCATACTACCGTGGGGCTCTTGTTCCTGACGCAGAACCTCTTGACACATCGGATATAACGAGAACTACCATTCAGATTCCTGGTGGTGTTTATAGCGACTTTAAACAGAGAGGAACAAGCTCACTGGAGATTGATTATATTCAGGCTGTTTGA